In Nostoc edaphicum CCNP1411, the sequence AAAACTGTCGATAATCTTTAGCATTGTTTTGTCACCTAAGCCTTTGATCCGATCTACGACATTGCTAAAAGATTTGAATTTCCCATTGTTACGCTCACTGATTATTTTTTCAATTATTTTAATATTGATACCAACCCGTCTCAACTTAGAGGTAAGCTCAGATAAACTCAAGGTATTAAGTGCCTCCAATGGTTCCATTGGTTTTGGAATTCGGTTTTCAATTTCTTTCAGTCTGTCATTAATATTTTTAATTTCAAGCCTAAACTCTGTCTGTAATTCAATAGTGCGGTTTTCAAAACGTGATTCAAGATTTGTCATGCGAGATTCTGTGTTGATAAATCGTGATTCCGTATTGATTAAGGGAGATTCGATACCATCTGAACTAACAGATATATTCTTGGCAATCAGAGCTTTTGAT encodes:
- a CDS encoding helix-hairpin-helix domain-containing protein, with product MKLATSLVAVKKITSSKLRSIFADDELEQAARLILDSEGVINPIVVRRTSLQSYEVVDGDFEYFAAVRAREIDPRKGEMIGVFIIESENEETLTKQVKLFRKSKALIAKNISVSSDGIESPLINTESRFINTESRMTNLESRFENRTIELQTEFRLEIKNINDRLKEIENRIPKPMEPLEALNTLSLSELTSKLRRVGINIKIIEKIISERNNGKFKSFSNVVDRIKGLGDKTMLKIIDSFAEGSV